The genomic window AACCCTACGACCTGTTCTGGTTGGAGGACTGCACGCCGGCGGAGAACCCGGAGGCGTTGCGGCTGGTGCGGCAGCACACGACGACGCCGTTGGCGATCGGGGAGATCTTCAACACGGTGTGGGACTACCAGCAGATCATCCGCGAGCAGCTGATCGACTATGTGCGTGGTGCGGTGACGCACATGGGTGGGATCTCGCATCTGAAGAAGACGTTGGACTATGCGGCGCAGTACCAGATCAAGTCGGGCATGCACGGGCCGACGGACATCTCGCCGGTCGGCATGGCGGCCGCGATGCACCTGGGGTTGGCGATCCACAACTTCGGCATCCAGGAGTACATGAAGCACGGAGCGAAGACCGACGCCGTGTTCGAGCAGTCGTACACATGGGAGGACGGCATGCTGCACCCGGGGGACCAGCCCGGCCTGGGTGTCGAGTTGAACGTGGACGAGGCGGGCAAGTACCCGTATCAGCGGGCGTACCTGCCCTACAACCGTCTCGCCGACGGAACCGTCCACGACTGGTAACCCCGGCGACGCCCCGTCAGCGGAGGCCGAGGAGCGCAGCGACGCGGTGGCGCAGTCCGGCCCGGACGAGCCGGGCGTGCTCCCGCGCCGCCGTCCGGGCCTCGTCGACCTGACCGGTGGCGATCGCCTCGAACAGTTGCTCGTGGACGGCGAGCGAGTCCTGGGCCGCTTCGTCGCGGACCAACCTGCCGCCGTATGCGGAGCGCTGCGTCGAGACCAGGGCGCTCTCGATGCCGTCGAGCAGGAAGGAGAGCACCTCGCTGCCGGCCGCGTCGACGAGCGCCGCGTGGAATTCGCCGTTGGCGACGCCGAGGGCGTCGCCGGATTCGGCACTCCGCATCCGATCGAGGGCGGATCGGGCCGAGTCGACCGCGTGCGAGGCCGACGGGGAGGATTGCTCGGCCGCCCGCTGCGCGACGAACTCGTCGAGGAAGTCCCTGATCTGCGCGAGCTCGATCAGACGCTGGGGATCGCGGCGGACCAGGGCGCCGAGCTGGATGCCGAGCACCTCGCTGGTCGGCCGGGTCAC from Plantibacter flavus includes these protein-coding regions:
- a CDS encoding FadR/GntR family transcriptional regulator, translating into MDHTGGTESRVEDIADDLQRELADEFEFGAKLPSESELSERYGISRATVREVLKVLSGRGLIELGRGRRGTVTRPTSEVLGIQLGALVRRDPQRLIELAQIRDFLDEFVAQRAAEQSSPSASHAVDSARSALDRMRSAESGDALGVANGEFHAALVDAAGSEVLSFLLDGIESALVSTQRSAYGGRLVRDEAAQDSLAVHEQLFEAIATGQVDEARTAAREHARLVRAGLRHRVAALLGLR